From the genome of Maribacter algicola, one region includes:
- a CDS encoding DUF2911 domain-containing protein, with product MNKVILFLLAIVASLSLEAQINTPAPSPSSKLVQMVGLTEVVVDYSRPSMRGRKVFGDLVPFGKLWRTGANAYTTISFDTDVTIAGSVVKAGTYSIFTKPGAKEWEVFFYTDTNGGGVPSNWEESKVVAKATVPVYPIEMPIETFTITIDDLTSTGANLGIMWEQVYVGVPIEVPTDAAVMTSIDKIMSGPGAGDYYAAAVYYLSEDKDIKKAKEWMDTAMAMTENPAYWQLRQQSLILAKAGDKKGAIEAAKKSLAKAKEAGNADYVKMNEDSLKEWGA from the coding sequence ATGAACAAAGTAATACTCTTTTTATTGGCCATTGTGGCTTCCTTATCCCTTGAGGCCCAAATTAATACTCCGGCCCCAAGTCCCTCTTCCAAATTGGTCCAAATGGTTGGATTGACAGAAGTTGTCGTGGATTATTCCAGACCTTCCATGCGTGGGAGAAAAGTATTTGGGGATTTAGTTCCCTTTGGTAAGTTGTGGAGAACGGGTGCCAATGCCTACACAACGATTTCGTTTGACACGGACGTGACCATTGCCGGTAGTGTGGTAAAGGCGGGAACCTATTCAATATTTACAAAGCCGGGTGCAAAGGAGTGGGAAGTCTTTTTCTATACCGATACCAATGGAGGCGGAGTACCATCAAATTGGGAGGAGAGCAAGGTAGTCGCAAAGGCGACCGTACCGGTTTATCCCATAGAAATGCCTATTGAAACTTTTACCATTACTATTGATGACCTTACTTCTACCGGTGCCAATTTGGGTATTATGTGGGAACAGGTATATGTGGGGGTTCCCATTGAAGTTCCTACGGACGCTGCGGTAATGACAAGTATAGACAAGATTATGTCCGGACCGGGAGCTGGTGACTATTACGCTGCTGCCGTTTACTATTTGAGTGAAGACAAGGATATAAAGAAGGCAAAAGAATGGATGGATACCGCTATGGCAATGACGGAGAATCCAGCGTATTGGCAATTAAGACAACAATCCTTGATTCTTGCCAAAGCAGGTGACAAAAAAGGTGCGATCGAGGCAGCTAAAAAATCATTGGCAAAAGCGAAGGAAGCCGGCAATGCAGATTATGTAAAGATGAATGAGGATTCCTTAAAGGAATGGGGAGCTTAA
- a CDS encoding T9SS C-terminal target domain-containing protein, translating into MKYVTAFLFLIVSVLKAQQTVSVVGVLDTEINETSGLLFFNDRLITHNDSGNEPVLYEMDTTSLAITRRITITNAENKDWEALAQDATYIYIGDFGNNVGTRTDLVIYRIEKSDYLASDQVQAEVIEFSYEDQVDYSDTGNSDWDAEAFISLDNTLVVFTKQWQSLGSVAYAIPKTIGNHTATRIDSINEVGLVTDAVYNSSKSELYLLGYSSILTPFLIKFSGSDSTNLFNGEAERFDIGLQFVQTEGITQINSTDFYITSEFFSRQTPSITSEARLFKLQFPNPEFPEEEPETPETPEKPETPKEPIENEQEETIIIYKDMNFGSFLYEIQTPNTVFGSAIFDASGRLVWISKEEVSTSGVISRNVFGPGIFYFAAYLNTGTISVPFALY; encoded by the coding sequence ATGAAATATGTTACGGCTTTTCTATTTCTTATTGTTTCCGTTCTAAAGGCGCAGCAAACCGTATCTGTAGTGGGCGTTCTGGATACTGAGATAAACGAAACTTCAGGTCTTCTTTTTTTTAATGATCGCTTGATTACCCATAACGATTCCGGGAATGAACCTGTGCTTTATGAGATGGATACGACTTCCTTGGCCATAACCAGACGCATTACCATTACCAATGCCGAAAATAAGGATTGGGAGGCATTGGCTCAGGATGCGACCTATATTTACATTGGTGATTTTGGCAATAATGTAGGAACAAGAACGGATTTGGTCATCTACCGAATTGAAAAATCTGACTACTTGGCATCTGACCAGGTACAGGCGGAAGTTATCGAATTCAGCTATGAAGATCAGGTAGATTACAGCGATACCGGAAATTCAGATTGGGATGCCGAAGCCTTTATATCTTTGGATAACACACTGGTTGTTTTTACAAAACAATGGCAGAGTCTAGGTTCCGTGGCCTATGCAATTCCAAAAACCATAGGAAATCACACAGCCACTCGAATAGATTCTATAAACGAAGTAGGACTTGTTACGGACGCGGTTTATAATAGTTCAAAATCTGAATTGTACCTTCTGGGGTATTCGTCCATTTTAACACCCTTTCTAATTAAATTTAGCGGTTCAGATAGCACGAACCTATTTAATGGGGAAGCTGAAAGGTTTGATATTGGCCTACAGTTCGTACAAACGGAAGGTATCACCCAAATCAATTCGACCGACTTCTATATTACTTCAGAATTCTTTTCCAGGCAAACCCCTAGTATTACAAGTGAGGCAAGGCTCTTTAAATTGCAGTTCCCAAACCCTGAGTTTCCGGAGGAAGAACCGGAAACTCCCGAAACCCCAGAAAAACCAGAAACACCTAAAGAACCCATCGAAAACGAACAGGAAGAGACGATTATCATCTATAAGGATATGAATTTCGGTTCGTTTCTGTATGAAATTCAAACCCCCAATACGGTTTTTGGAAGTGCCATTTTTGATGCATCGGGAAGACTTGTATGGATTTCAAAGGAAGAAGTCAGTACATCCGGTGTTATTTCAAGAAATGTCTTTGGACCCGGTATTTTTTATTTCGCGGCTTATTTGAATACGGGAACCATTTCTGTACCCTTCGCACTCTATTAG
- a CDS encoding SRPBCC family protein — protein sequence MKLYQLKSKQYLSISTREAWDFLSDPANLALITPEHMGFDILDGADRKMFPGQIIQYYVKPFPGYTTKWVTEITQVQQGSYFVDEQRFGPYSLWHHKHFINEIEGGVAMEDIIDYKLPFGILGQIAHPILVKKQLEQIFKYREQKLNTLFGNIPEMKNTLEFKTI from the coding sequence ATGAAGCTGTATCAATTGAAATCAAAACAATATCTATCCATAAGCACTAGGGAAGCCTGGGATTTCCTTTCGGATCCGGCAAATTTAGCCCTAATTACACCAGAACACATGGGTTTTGATATCCTTGATGGGGCGGATAGAAAAATGTTTCCTGGTCAAATTATTCAATATTATGTGAAACCATTTCCTGGTTATACCACCAAATGGGTGACGGAGATAACCCAGGTCCAACAGGGAAGTTACTTTGTGGACGAACAGCGTTTTGGACCATACAGCTTATGGCATCACAAACATTTTATAAACGAAATTGAGGGTGGCGTAGCAATGGAGGACATTATTGATTATAAATTACCATTTGGCATTTTGGGCCAAATCGCACACCCAATTTTGGTAAAAAAGCAATTAGAGCAAATATTTAAGTATAGGGAGCAAAAATTGAACACACTTTTTGGTAATATTCCAGAAATGAAAAATACCCTCGAATTTAAAACTATATAA
- a CDS encoding SDR family NAD(P)-dependent oxidoreductase: MKTILLIGGSHGIGLDVIDQLKETHKLIVASRTELPETHKSITHIQFDAIEDVLNSDDIPELDGFVYCPGSINLKPFKMMSLETFENDMEINFFGLIRVVKTIIAKMKEDSSMVFFSTVAVSNGMPFHTSVASAKGAIEGFAKSLAAEYAPKIRVNVVAPSLVDTPLASRLLNNDKKMESMGERHPLKRVGTPEDIGNIVSFLLSEKSSWMTGQVIGVDGGISTLNLS; this comes from the coding sequence ATGAAAACAATATTACTTATTGGTGGATCCCACGGTATAGGACTGGATGTAATAGACCAATTAAAGGAAACCCATAAATTGATCGTTGCTTCCAGAACGGAACTTCCTGAAACTCATAAAAGTATTACCCATATCCAATTTGACGCCATAGAGGATGTTCTAAATTCTGACGATATTCCTGAGCTTGACGGATTTGTCTACTGTCCCGGAAGTATCAACCTGAAGCCTTTTAAGATGATGAGCCTAGAAACCTTTGAGAACGATATGGAAATCAATTTTTTCGGTTTGATAAGGGTCGTGAAAACTATAATTGCCAAGATGAAAGAAGATTCAAGTATGGTTTTCTTCAGTACCGTGGCCGTTTCCAATGGAATGCCCTTCCACACCAGTGTAGCTTCGGCAAAAGGTGCCATTGAAGGGTTCGCAAAATCTTTAGCCGCGGAATATGCACCAAAAATTAGGGTGAACGTCGTGGCACCTTCCCTTGTCGATACCCCATTGGCAAGCCGATTGCTGAATAACGACAAAAAAATGGAATCCATGGGCGAAAGACATCCCTTAAAGAGAGTAGGTACCCCAGAAGATATTGGTAATATCGTTTCCTTTCTTTTAAGCGAAAAAAGTTCTTGGATGACCGGACAAGTCATTGGTGTTGACGGAGGAATTTCCACCTTAAACCTAAGTTAA
- a CDS encoding cryptochrome/photolyase family protein, with protein MSKSKLNIFWFRRDLRLDDNVGFLAALKGEHQVLPIFIFDTNILSKLPEKDARVTFIFETLQKIRSELQDAWNSSLAIYSGTPKNIFKELIDTYDIQCVYTNRDYEPYARERDAEIEKLLGDKDIAFHTFKDQVIFEKSEVMKDDGDPYVVYTPYKNKWKEVFDKDKDLEIHYTHGFLDNLIDNTRLPNLSLSDLGFKKSDIEVPDYTVTPTLINNYEDTRNFPAMENGTSRLGPHLRFGTASVRKMMKKAIHEENEVFWSELIWREFFMQILWHFPHTKDKAFKPKYDRIEWRNNEDEFEKWKKGVTGYALVDAGMRELNSTGFMHNRVRMLVASFLCKHLLIDWRWGEAYFAEKLLDYEMSSNVGNWQWAAGSGVDAAPYFRIFNPMTQVDKFDKEREYINKWVPELQELTYPDKMVDHKMARERCLETYKEALNN; from the coding sequence ATGTCCAAAAGCAAACTCAATATTTTTTGGTTCAGAAGGGATTTAAGATTGGACGATAATGTCGGTTTTTTAGCGGCATTGAAAGGCGAACACCAAGTATTGCCCATTTTTATCTTCGACACCAATATACTTTCCAAATTGCCCGAAAAGGATGCGAGGGTAACCTTCATTTTTGAAACCTTGCAAAAAATAAGGAGCGAACTTCAAGATGCATGGAACAGTTCTTTGGCAATATATTCTGGAACGCCAAAAAATATATTCAAAGAGCTTATTGATACGTACGATATTCAATGCGTGTATACGAACAGGGATTACGAGCCCTATGCCCGGGAAAGGGATGCGGAAATCGAAAAGCTATTAGGAGACAAGGATATAGCCTTCCACACTTTTAAGGACCAGGTTATTTTTGAAAAATCTGAAGTAATGAAAGACGACGGTGACCCGTATGTGGTATATACGCCTTATAAGAACAAGTGGAAAGAAGTCTTTGACAAGGACAAGGATTTGGAAATTCATTATACCCACGGCTTTCTGGATAACCTGATTGATAATACAAGACTTCCAAACCTATCGTTGAGCGATTTGGGTTTTAAAAAATCGGATATCGAGGTACCTGATTATACGGTTACCCCTACCCTAATCAACAATTATGAAGATACTCGAAACTTTCCCGCTATGGAGAACGGCACCTCACGGTTGGGCCCCCATTTGAGGTTTGGGACGGCATCGGTAAGAAAAATGATGAAAAAAGCCATTCATGAGGAGAACGAGGTGTTTTGGAGCGAATTGATTTGGCGCGAATTTTTCATGCAAATACTTTGGCATTTTCCTCATACCAAGGATAAAGCTTTTAAGCCGAAATATGACCGCATAGAATGGCGCAACAATGAAGATGAATTTGAAAAATGGAAAAAGGGAGTAACGGGTTATGCCCTTGTAGATGCCGGAATGCGGGAACTCAATTCAACGGGATTCATGCACAATAGGGTACGGATGCTCGTTGCAAGTTTCCTTTGTAAACACTTATTGATCGATTGGCGCTGGGGAGAAGCCTATTTTGCTGAAAAACTCCTGGATTATGAGATGAGTTCCAACGTAGGAAATTGGCAATGGGCCGCAGGAAGTGGCGTGGATGCAGCCCCTTACTTTAGGATATTCAACCCCATGACACAAGTGGATAAGTTCGACAAGGAAAGGGAATATATCAACAAATGGGTTCCAGAACTGCAAGAATTAACCTATCCGGACAAAATGGTGGACCATAAAATGGCTAGGGAGCGCTGCTTGGAAACCTACAAAGAAGCGCTTAACAATTGA
- a CDS encoding DUF6340 family protein: MKNSIFLFLLCGTFIINSSCSSTNRLTMGVTQAPRIAIPSNVSRIGIINRSIPSEENNKLDKLDKVLSLEGRNLDKEGAEYAIQGLLDELSRDGRFEVINITDVDDQRKGLGVFPAALPTNVVEEICRTHGVDLLFSLEFYDTDTTPNYELTTVNLPNNLGINMGIPGHRLTLNTLIENGWRVYDPTTNTILDQYIFNDFLTSVGEGINPAKAFEAIVGRKEGVLQISNTIGVDYGLLTRPINVRVARDYFVRGTNNFKIAMRRARTGNWDGAADLWAAELDNRKPKIAGRAHYNMAIINEINGDLEKALEFASTSYSDFETRLALDYVKILRRRIAEKQELEATFDQLSR; the protein is encoded by the coding sequence ATGAAAAATTCTATCTTTCTATTCCTTCTTTGTGGAACTTTTATTATCAATAGTTCCTGTAGTTCTACCAACAGGTTGACCATGGGAGTAACTCAGGCACCAAGGATAGCCATTCCTTCGAATGTTTCCAGAATTGGTATCATCAACCGGAGCATTCCATCCGAAGAAAACAACAAACTTGACAAACTGGACAAAGTATTGTCCTTGGAAGGGCGAAATTTGGATAAAGAAGGTGCGGAATATGCCATTCAGGGCCTTTTGGATGAATTAAGTAGGGATGGAAGGTTTGAGGTAATCAACATTACGGATGTTGATGATCAGCGAAAGGGGCTCGGTGTCTTTCCTGCGGCGTTACCTACCAATGTTGTGGAAGAAATTTGTCGTACACATGGTGTAGACCTCCTTTTTTCCTTGGAGTTCTATGATACGGACACAACTCCCAATTATGAATTAACCACGGTAAACCTGCCCAACAACCTTGGTATCAATATGGGTATTCCAGGTCATAGATTGACCCTAAATACATTAATTGAAAACGGCTGGAGGGTATACGATCCAACTACAAATACTATTTTGGATCAGTATATCTTTAATGATTTCCTTACTTCAGTAGGGGAAGGCATCAACCCTGCCAAAGCATTTGAGGCGATTGTAGGCAGAAAGGAAGGTGTACTGCAAATAAGCAATACCATTGGTGTGGATTACGGACTTTTAACGAGGCCGATAAACGTAAGGGTGGCTAGGGATTATTTTGTGCGGGGCACCAATAATTTCAAAATAGCGATGCGACGGGCGAGAACGGGCAATTGGGACGGTGCTGCCGATTTATGGGCCGCTGAACTGGATAACAGAAAACCTAAAATTGCCGGAAGGGCCCATTATAATATGGCGATCATCAATGAAATCAATGGCGATTTGGAAAAAGCTTTGGAATTTGCTTCCACTTCATATTCCGATTTTGAAACAAGATTGGCCTTGGACTACGTAAAAATCCTAAGAAGAAGAATAGCCGAAAAGCAAGAATTGGAAGCCACGTTCGATCAGCTTTCCAGATAA
- a CDS encoding amidohydrolase, translating into MKNLVLLVCFLGLLNTVQGQKMSKEKKAIIASVEKHKEQLIKISDSIWALAETAFEETESSRILADYAEKNGLNVTRGVANIPTAFTATYGSGKPVISILGEFDALPGISQKTIPEKSALKEGAAGHGCGHNMFGTASLGAAIAIKELMELGKIQGTVKFLGTPAEEKYFAKVWMVEAGLWDDVDVNVSWHPSSGIEADVQTGLSLIDFIVEFHGQTAHASMDPWNGKSASDALELYTTGINYYREHILPTSRIHYHIQDGGQVVNVVPDYAKLWVRVRDPKRSKMLPTYERVKAMAEGAAIMADVDYKITLVSGIYETLVNRTGGEIMQSNLELLGPISYTEAEESFGRAIQKATGKPEVGMDGKVHPLKETEENPGGGSTDVGDVSWNVPNINLGVTVAPKDTPWHSWAVVACGGMSIGHKGMVYAAKAMGMTMLDLFENPKMVDAVKEEFKTRKGNEVYEAMIDGPPPIGKN; encoded by the coding sequence ATGAAAAATTTAGTACTTCTAGTATGCTTTTTAGGTCTTTTAAACACTGTGCAGGGCCAGAAAATGAGCAAGGAAAAAAAGGCCATTATCGCTTCCGTAGAAAAACATAAAGAGCAACTTATCAAAATTAGTGATTCCATTTGGGCACTTGCGGAAACCGCCTTCGAGGAAACCGAATCCTCTAGAATCCTAGCGGATTATGCTGAAAAAAATGGGTTGAACGTAACCAGGGGTGTTGCCAACATTCCCACTGCCTTTACGGCAACCTATGGTTCCGGCAAACCGGTAATAAGTATTTTGGGCGAATTTGACGCCTTGCCAGGGATATCGCAAAAGACCATCCCAGAAAAGTCCGCATTAAAGGAGGGTGCCGCTGGTCATGGATGCGGTCATAACATGTTCGGTACGGCAAGTTTGGGAGCGGCCATTGCCATTAAGGAATTGATGGAGTTAGGAAAAATACAAGGTACCGTTAAGTTTTTGGGAACTCCGGCAGAGGAAAAGTACTTTGCCAAGGTTTGGATGGTAGAAGCCGGTCTGTGGGACGATGTGGACGTAAATGTAAGTTGGCATCCTTCCTCAGGAATCGAAGCCGATGTTCAAACCGGACTTTCCCTTATCGATTTTATTGTAGAATTCCATGGGCAGACCGCGCATGCATCCATGGACCCTTGGAACGGAAAAAGCGCATCAGATGCCTTGGAATTGTATACTACCGGGATAAATTATTATAGGGAGCATATTCTCCCCACATCAAGGATCCACTATCATATACAGGATGGTGGACAAGTAGTGAACGTGGTTCCTGACTATGCCAAACTTTGGGTGCGGGTACGTGACCCAAAAAGGTCCAAGATGTTGCCTACCTACGAACGTGTAAAGGCAATGGCGGAAGGTGCGGCCATCATGGCAGATGTGGACTACAAAATAACATTGGTATCGGGTATTTACGAAACCTTGGTAAACAGGACAGGTGGGGAAATCATGCAGTCAAATCTCGAACTTTTAGGACCAATAAGCTATACAGAAGCGGAAGAAAGTTTTGGAAGGGCCATTCAAAAGGCCACCGGAAAACCTGAAGTTGGCATGGATGGCAAGGTACATCCCCTAAAAGAAACCGAAGAGAATCCCGGGGGCGGTTCCACGGATGTGGGCGACGTGAGCTGGAATGTACCCAACATAAATCTTGGAGTTACCGTAGCACCAAAAGATACACCTTGGCACTCATGGGCTGTGGTAGCCTGTGGTGGTATGTCCATTGGTCACAAAGGAATGGTTTATGCCGCCAAGGCGATGGGCATGACCATGTTAGATCTTTTTGAAAATCCAAAAATGGTAGATGCCGTTAAGGAAGAATTTAAGACTAGAAAAGGAAATGAAGTATACGAAGCTATGATAGATGGGCCACCACCTATTGGGAAAAATTAA
- a CDS encoding Lacal_2735 family protein — translation MFGLFKRKTEKEKLTDEYQKLLKEAFDLSKTNRKASDDKYAKADQIQKQLEAMD, via the coding sequence ATGTTCGGATTATTTAAAAGAAAAACTGAAAAGGAAAAACTCACCGATGAATATCAAAAACTACTAAAAGAGGCTTTTGACTTATCGAAAACAAACAGAAAGGCAAGTGATGATAAATATGCAAAAGCGGACCAAATCCAAAAACAATTGGAGGCAATGGATTAA
- a CDS encoding VOC family protein: MNSQEDASPSFDFKYDHYSLIVKDLEKTGAFYKDILRLKEIPHPSATSGFRWFIINGNSQLHLIQKESVAMKHSKSVHLCLATQKLDDFVAYLTEKEVPYSDWPGKPNAITLRADGVRQIYVQDPENNWVEINTAKH; encoded by the coding sequence ATGAATTCTCAGGAGGATGCGTCTCCCAGTTTTGATTTTAAATACGACCATTATTCGCTCATTGTAAAGGATTTGGAAAAAACCGGTGCTTTCTACAAAGACATCCTTCGGCTCAAGGAAATTCCGCATCCTTCAGCCACCTCAGGATTTAGATGGTTCATAATCAATGGAAATTCGCAGTTGCATTTGATTCAAAAGGAAAGCGTTGCCATGAAACACAGCAAAAGTGTCCATTTATGTTTGGCTACACAAAAGTTGGACGATTTTGTTGCCTATTTGACGGAGAAGGAGGTTCCTTATTCAGATTGGCCGGGCAAACCCAATGCCATTACCTTAAGAGCCGATGGCGTTCGGCAAATTTATGTTCAAGATCCAGAGAACAATTGGGTTGAAATCAATACCGCCAAACATTAA
- a CDS encoding GNAT family N-acetyltransferase, with product MRIVNISAETTWPIRHRVMWPDFPLDFVKLKNDGDGKHFGIFTNGKIVSCISVFIESDSAQFRKLATQPEYQRKGYAALLIKHVIQICRQMQVKRIWCNARIDKTHFYENFGLTKTNEFFIKADLEFVVMECIL from the coding sequence TTGCGCATCGTAAATATTTCGGCGGAAACTACGTGGCCCATAAGACATAGGGTAATGTGGCCAGATTTTCCACTCGATTTTGTCAAACTAAAAAATGATGGTGACGGAAAGCACTTCGGTATATTTACCAATGGTAAAATCGTAAGCTGCATATCTGTCTTTATAGAAAGTGATTCCGCACAATTTAGAAAACTGGCGACACAACCGGAATACCAAAGAAAGGGTTATGCCGCCTTATTGATCAAGCATGTCATCCAAATTTGTCGCCAAATGCAGGTCAAAAGGATTTGGTGCAATGCCAGGATAGACAAAACCCATTTTTATGAAAATTTTGGACTGACCAAAACCAATGAGTTTTTTATAAAGGCAGATTTGGAATTCGTAGTGATGGAATGTATTTTGTAA
- a CDS encoding pirin family protein, which translates to MSNVIVRKFPLGPQWQTQDPFLFCVHHLDHFPEGTSDLGPDPELLKGRPLGSDFNPNQDWRMYHGQTIPGFPAHPHVGFETVTVVNQGFCDHSDSLGAAGRFGLGDTQWMTAGSGVQHSEMFPLLNTDKQNTLELFQIWLNLPKKSKFADPHFKMFWHEEIPRIETENATITVIAGNFKETLALDPPPDSWASEPENKVAIWNIHIKANGELSLPKAEKNINRSIYFYEGDEITLGSEILIQNYGADVDPTAEISIKAGSHSAKILVLQGAPIEEPVAQQGPFVMTTRDELQKAFSQFRLTQFGGWPWPYPDNVHPAEKGRFAKYPDGTIVEKS; encoded by the coding sequence ATGAGCAATGTTATAGTAAGAAAATTTCCGCTTGGTCCCCAATGGCAGACCCAAGATCCCTTTTTGTTCTGCGTCCATCATTTGGACCATTTTCCAGAAGGCACTTCTGATTTAGGTCCGGATCCTGAATTATTAAAGGGAAGGCCCTTGGGTAGTGATTTTAATCCAAATCAGGATTGGCGGATGTACCACGGTCAGACCATACCGGGATTCCCGGCACATCCTCACGTAGGTTTTGAGACAGTGACCGTGGTCAATCAAGGTTTCTGTGATCATTCCGATTCCTTAGGGGCGGCAGGGCGTTTTGGTCTAGGTGACACCCAGTGGATGACAGCGGGCAGCGGGGTACAACATTCCGAAATGTTTCCGTTATTGAATACTGATAAGCAGAATACCTTGGAACTTTTTCAAATTTGGTTGAATCTACCCAAAAAATCCAAATTTGCCGATCCTCATTTTAAGATGTTTTGGCATGAGGAAATCCCTAGGATAGAGACTGAAAATGCTACCATAACCGTTATTGCCGGTAACTTTAAGGAAACGTTGGCGCTTGACCCACCCCCAGACTCCTGGGCATCAGAGCCAGAAAACAAGGTTGCCATCTGGAACATACATATCAAAGCGAATGGCGAACTGAGTCTTCCAAAGGCAGAAAAGAACATTAATCGAAGTATTTATTTTTATGAAGGGGATGAAATTACCTTAGGCAGCGAAATACTTATACAAAACTATGGGGCCGATGTAGACCCTACGGCCGAAATTAGTATCAAGGCCGGGTCACATAGCGCCAAGATTTTAGTGCTGCAGGGGGCTCCCATTGAAGAACCTGTAGCTCAACAAGGTCCGTTTGTTATGACGACAAGGGATGAATTGCAAAAGGCATTTTCACAATTTCGATTGACGCAATTCGGGGGATGGCCCTGGCCCTATCCGGACAATGTGCATCCTGCCGAAAAAGGTCGGTTTGCCAAGTACCCGGATGGAACGATTGTTGAAAAATCCTAA
- the murA gene encoding UDP-N-acetylglucosamine 1-carboxyvinyltransferase, with product MGTFKIEGGHPLSGEITPQGAKNEALQILCAVLLTSEKVTINNIPDIVDVNKLISLLEDLGVKIQKKGKGSYTFKADDINLDYLQSDQFKKDGRSLRGSIMLVGPLLARFGKGYIPKPGGDKIGRRRLDTHFEGFIKLGAKFRYNREEYFYGVEAKELKGTYMLLDEASVTGTANILMAAVLAKGQTTIYNAACEPYLQQLCKMLIRMGAKISGVGSNLLVIDGVETLGGTEHTMLPDMIEIGSWIGLAAMTKSELTIKNVSWDDLGQIPTVFRKLGIQLERRGDDIYIPKHTNGYEIQNYIDGSILTIADAPWPGLTPDLLSIILVVAIQAKGEVIIHQKMFESRLFFVDKLLDMGAKIILCDPHRAAVMGHNFKSTLKATTMTSPDIRAGVSLLIAALSAKGTSIIHNIEQIDRGYENIDVRLRAIGAKIDRI from the coding sequence ATGGGAACATTTAAGATCGAAGGTGGTCACCCCCTCTCCGGTGAGATAACACCACAAGGTGCAAAGAACGAAGCATTGCAGATTTTGTGTGCCGTCCTTTTGACATCTGAAAAAGTTACTATAAACAACATCCCAGATATTGTCGATGTAAACAAATTGATATCCCTTTTGGAAGACCTTGGTGTCAAGATTCAAAAGAAGGGCAAGGGTTCTTACACCTTTAAGGCAGACGATATCAATCTGGATTATTTGCAATCAGACCAATTTAAAAAAGATGGACGGAGCCTTCGAGGTTCCATAATGTTGGTTGGTCCTTTATTGGCCAGATTTGGCAAGGGTTATATACCCAAACCTGGTGGGGATAAAATTGGGAGAAGACGTTTGGATACCCATTTTGAAGGCTTTATAAAGCTAGGGGCCAAATTTAGATACAACCGGGAAGAATATTTTTATGGGGTAGAGGCCAAGGAACTCAAGGGTACCTATATGTTGCTGGATGAGGCCTCGGTTACCGGTACAGCCAATATTCTTATGGCCGCTGTCTTGGCTAAAGGTCAAACGACTATTTATAACGCCGCTTGTGAGCCTTATCTACAACAGCTCTGTAAAATGCTCATTAGGATGGGCGCCAAAATATCAGGTGTTGGTTCCAACTTGTTGGTCATTGATGGTGTGGAAACACTGGGGGGAACGGAACATACCATGCTGCCTGACATGATCGAGATCGGAAGCTGGATCGGCCTTGCCGCCATGACCAAAAGCGAGCTTACCATAAAAAATGTAAGTTGGGACGATTTGGGACAGATACCCACGGTTTTCAGAAAACTGGGTATACAACTAGAACGTAGAGGGGATGATATTTATATTCCTAAGCATACAAACGGATATGAAATCCAGAATTATATCGATGGATCTATTTTGACCATTGCCGATGCCCCATGGCCAGGACTGACACCAGACCTGCTCAGTATTATTTTGGTGGTAGCCATACAGGCCAAAGGGGAAGTGATCATTCATCAAAAAATGTTCGAAAGCCGATTGTTCTTCGTAGATAAACTATTGGATATGGGCGCCAAGATTATCCTTTGTGACCCGCATAGGGCGGCCGTGATGGGACATAATTTTAAGTCTACCTTGAAAGCGACCACCATGACCTCTCCAGATATTAGGGCAGGTGTCTCCTTATTGATTGCGGCTCTTTCCGCAAAAGGGACTTCGATTATCCATAATATTGAACAAATCGATAGGGGGTATGAGAATATAGACGTAAGACTGCGGGCTATCGGTGCTAAAATAGATAGAATCTAA